CCACGACCTCGCGGAGGGACATCTCGACGCGCGGGCGACGTTCGACGCCGACGAACGGGAGGTCGACGACCGACTCGCGCTGGTCGTCCAGGAGTTGAACCGAACGGCCGAGGAGTTCGAGAGCCTCGCCGACGAGGTGGACGGCGAGACGCGATCGCTGGCTGACGCCATCGACCGCACGGCGTCGGCGGCGGACGCCATCGCCGAGAACGTCGAGGACCAGAACGACCTGCTCTCGGAGGGGGCCGACGAGATGCAGTCGTTCAGTGCGAGTATCGAGGAAGTCGCGGCCACGACCGACGAGGTGGAGTCGGCGGCCGAGGAGGCACGGGACGCGGCGGCGGCGGGGCAGGACGCCAGCGAGGAGGCCCGCACGGCGACCGAGAGCGTCGTCGACGTGGGCGAGGACCTCGTCGAGGACGTGACCGTGCTGGGCGACCGGATGGACGACATCGAGGAGGTGGTGGAGGTCATCTCGGAGGTGGCCGATCGGACGAACTTACTCGCCCTGAACGCCAACATCGAGGCGGCGCGGGCGGGCGAGGACGGCGACGGCTTCGCCGTCGTCGCGGAGGAGGTGAAGTCGCTGGCCGAGCAGACCCACGATCACACCGAGGCGATCACCGACGACATCCAGGCGCTCCAGGAACAGACGGGCGAGACGGTCGACGCGGCGACGCACTCGCTGGACCGGATCGAGGAGGCGAGCGACCGGATCGACGCGGTGTTGGCGACGTTCGAGGACATCGCCGACACCATCGACCGGGTGGCGGACGGCGTCGCCGAGGTGTCGCGGACGGCCGACGACCAGGCGGCGACCGCCGAGGAACTGACTGCGACGATCGAAAACCTCCGTGATCGGGCGGAAGAGACCGCCGACGCGGCGGATCGGATCGTCGCCGCGGCCGACGAGGCCGACGGGGCAGTCGACGAACTCCAGCGCAGCGTCGCGGAACTCAAGGCGGACGGCCGGCGGTAAAGGGTTAAACACCGCCGGCGGCGATGGCCGTCCATGGAGACGCGACTGTGGCTGGTCGAACGCACCTACGACGACAAGGGACTCATCTCGCTCGTGTACGCGACGACCGACGGGGACGCCGTGCGGCGGATCGAACGGGCACCCATCGCCGTCGAGCGGTCGGGCGGCGTCACCGCGGCGGTCGACGCCGATCCGGAGGCGCTCGAACCGGTCGACGACGACGACCTGCAGGAACGGTACGCGGCCGAGGCGGCGCGAATGGTGGAGCGCCACGACCCCGAGGAGACGGTGTGATCGGCGTCGGCGTTTCGAATCAGACACCTAAACCCTTTAACGGAGACTGGCCCAACGGGTTCCCATGGCCGCAATCGAACTCGACGGCGTGACGAAG
This window of the Haloplanus rubicundus genome carries:
- a CDS encoding methyl-accepting chemotaxis protein, whose translation is MDHGPESQGGKRPAEASPDALETDGGVGADAVAFEEPDATAAVELNIDDDVLIDGVGMPVFVLDRDGAIAAWNHSIEQLTGNGDDAAIGATRPSTVFYPDGRETEMLAQRVLDAPESADDHPTVELEDPELSLYATEETITDRRGETRHLRHTSMPLYEDGEFVAVIQAIRDRTAAVKRREAVADLVEEVRGTLHDLAEGHLDARATFDADEREVDDRLALVVQELNRTAEEFESLADEVDGETRSLADAIDRTASAADAIAENVEDQNDLLSEGADEMQSFSASIEEVAATTDEVESAAEEARDAAAAGQDASEEARTATESVVDVGEDLVEDVTVLGDRMDDIEEVVEVISEVADRTNLLALNANIEAARAGEDGDGFAVVAEEVKSLAEQTHDHTEAITDDIQALQEQTGETVDAATHSLDRIEEASDRIDAVLATFEDIADTIDRVADGVAEVSRTADDQAATAEELTATIENLRDRAEETADAADRIVAAADEADGAVDELQRSVAELKADGRR